From a single Gemmatimonadota bacterium genomic region:
- a CDS encoding NAD(P)-dependent oxidoreductase: MNVLITSGKTALSRALSADLTNEHNVVLTDLVAVETDCDFVKCELGHEGETEALVQGMDAIVHLAELPEELKNDEREIDFQTRCTYNIMHAAREKNVPHVIYISSLSLFASCDPNWNVTEVWAPRPTTESAPMARYLGEFTCREFAREHSVRVTCLRFGDIDGDGDTALTTEDAVKAIGQALVKNGPMWQVLHVQSDVENARFPTNQAKQTLGL; this comes from the coding sequence ATGAACGTATTGATCACCTCGGGCAAAACAGCACTATCCCGGGCACTATCAGCGGATCTGACAAACGAGCACAACGTCGTCCTGACCGATCTCGTGGCAGTAGAAACAGATTGCGACTTTGTTAAATGCGAACTCGGGCACGAAGGAGAAACCGAAGCCCTCGTACAGGGAATGGACGCCATCGTGCACCTCGCGGAACTGCCCGAAGAACTGAAAAATGACGAACGGGAAATAGACTTTCAGACCCGATGTACTTATAACATCATGCACGCGGCACGGGAGAAAAACGTCCCCCATGTCATCTATATCAGTTCCCTCAGCTTATTCGCGTCATGCGACCCCAACTGGAACGTCACAGAAGTCTGGGCACCGCGACCCACAACAGAATCGGCACCCATGGCGCGCTATCTGGGTGAATTTACCTGCCGGGAATTTGCACGCGAGCACTCAGTCCGCGTAACCTGCTTGCGATTTGGAGATATAGACGGCGATGGCGACACAGCATTGACAACAGAAGACGCGGTAAAAGCCATCGGCCAAGCACTGGTAAAAAACGGACCCATGTGGCAGGTATTGCACGTACAATCAGACGTTGAAAATGCCCGGTTCCCTACAAACCAGGCAAAGCAAACACTGGGACTTTAA